The following coding sequences are from one Novosphingobium sp. Gsoil 351 window:
- a CDS encoding MFS transporter has protein sequence MTILTLALALNFVDRQVINILAEPIRYELDLADWQIGLMSGMAFALLYGIAGIPFARLADRGHRPRIMAVAVLAWSGFTIACSFAMSFPQLLLGRVGVGVGEAGLTPAANSLIVDYFPAERRASALSIYYLGVPLGSLAGLALGGLVADAYGWRTAFLVAGLPGLLIAPLLWIGLHEPRTRFGQRTETEPGLLAVLRTIWSVRTYRLVAVATACQAAVGYGFGPFLASFFVRNHGPEITQLAARAGIGVSGFLGLALGLSIGLAGAIGVWLGGHLADRYGRRDVRAYVTIPALASLAALPCYAVIFSMSDGRLALVALAIPNILGAMWMGPIHSTHQSVMPAQIRGGATALFLLVLNIVGVGLGPLLVGALSDLLSWRLGYDPGASLRASLILTSLMAPLAALLFWRARMSIEFDFKR, from the coding sequence ATGACGATCCTGACGCTCGCGCTCGCGCTCAACTTCGTCGATCGGCAAGTCATCAACATCCTGGCAGAGCCTATTCGTTACGAATTGGACCTCGCCGACTGGCAAATCGGACTGATGTCGGGCATGGCCTTCGCGCTGCTTTACGGGATTGCGGGCATACCATTTGCGCGCTTGGCGGATCGTGGCCATCGTCCACGGATAATGGCGGTGGCCGTGCTCGCGTGGAGCGGCTTCACCATCGCGTGCAGTTTTGCGATGAGTTTCCCGCAACTGCTGCTTGGCCGCGTCGGCGTCGGCGTTGGCGAAGCCGGCCTTACGCCGGCGGCGAATTCACTGATTGTCGACTACTTTCCTGCGGAGCGCCGAGCATCCGCCCTATCGATCTACTATCTGGGCGTGCCGCTCGGTTCGTTGGCCGGACTGGCCCTGGGTGGTCTGGTGGCCGATGCCTATGGCTGGCGTACCGCGTTCCTCGTTGCGGGGCTCCCTGGCCTACTTATCGCGCCGCTCTTGTGGATCGGCCTGCACGAACCACGCACCCGTTTCGGACAGCGGACGGAGACGGAGCCGGGCCTTCTCGCCGTGCTGCGGACGATCTGGAGCGTTCGGACCTATCGCCTCGTGGCTGTCGCAACCGCATGCCAAGCTGCGGTCGGCTACGGCTTCGGACCATTTCTCGCCTCGTTCTTTGTTCGTAATCACGGACCGGAAATAACCCAGTTGGCGGCCCGGGCTGGCATCGGCGTGTCAGGGTTTCTCGGGCTTGCGCTGGGCTTGTCGATCGGCCTTGCGGGCGCGATCGGAGTCTGGCTCGGCGGGCATTTGGCAGATCGCTACGGCCGCCGCGATGTTCGCGCTTACGTTACGATTCCCGCGCTGGCCTCGCTCGCGGCGCTACCGTGCTATGCCGTGATCTTTAGCATGAGTGACGGCAGGCTGGCGCTGGTTGCGCTCGCGATCCCCAATATTCTGGGGGCGATGTGGATGGGGCCGATCCACAGCACGCATCAAAGCGTCATGCCGGCGCAAATCCGTGGCGGTGCCACGGCACTCTTCCTGCTCGTCCTCAATATCGTCGGCGTCGGATTGGGCCCGCTGCTGGTTGGCGCGCTCAGCGACCTCCTGTCCTGGCGGCTTGGCTACGATCCGGGTGCGAGCCTACGCGCCTCGCTCATCCTTACAAGCCTGATGGCGCCGCTCGCCGCCCTTCTGTTCTGGCGCGCGCGAATGTCGATCGAATTCGACTTCAAAAGATGA
- a CDS encoding class II aldolase/adducin family protein, producing the protein MEKIDRDLDHRVRLAARGLASAGLVHAFGHCSARIDERRFLVCAAMPMGLIEHEEGTVVAVDGALPAGVLGEVRAHQAIYAARLDVGGICRVMPPLVMALSTVGVTPAARHGLGAYFAPRPPLWDDPRLLRDDVLAARLADALGPAPAVVMRGNGAITVGRDIEEAASFAFFLEDAARIERDVRAMGFDPADGLLDDDEIAARQTLAGGVIDRTWRWLTTAPAAQDRRPLF; encoded by the coding sequence GTGGAGAAGATTGACCGCGACCTCGATCACCGGGTGCGCCTCGCCGCGCGCGGTCTGGCGTCAGCCGGACTCGTCCACGCCTTCGGTCATTGCAGCGCCCGCATCGACGAGCGGCGATTTCTTGTTTGCGCCGCAATGCCGATGGGCTTGATCGAGCACGAGGAGGGAACCGTCGTGGCCGTCGACGGCGCACTTCCCGCCGGCGTCTTGGGTGAAGTGCGCGCGCACCAAGCGATATATGCCGCGCGCCTTGACGTTGGCGGCATCTGCCGCGTCATGCCGCCCTTGGTCATGGCCCTCTCGACGGTCGGCGTGACTCCGGCCGCGCGGCATGGGCTAGGCGCCTATTTCGCGCCAAGGCCACCGCTCTGGGATGACCCCCGACTCCTGCGCGATGATGTCCTGGCCGCCCGCCTGGCAGACGCGCTGGGACCGGCCCCCGCCGTCGTCATGCGCGGGAACGGGGCGATCACGGTCGGTCGCGACATCGAAGAGGCCGCGAGTTTCGCGTTCTTTCTGGAAGACGCGGCGCGGATCGAACGCGATGTCCGCGCTATGGGCTTCGATCCTGCAGATGGGTTGCTGGACGACGATGAAATAGCTGCGCGTCAGACTTTGGCGGGCGGAGTGATCGATCGCACCTGGCGCTGGTTGACAACTGCTCCGGCGGCGCAGGACCGCCGCCCGCTATTCTGA
- a CDS encoding Rieske 2Fe-2S domain-containing protein translates to MSAAKQLTLDSAVPDAEVRIGPGAPVQPHRVPDRLDASRLSYDVDSLRTLAPTGWVHSALYTDPEIFDLELERIFHSGWVYIGHESEIARTGEFKRRQIGRQPVIFVRGQDDKVRVLLNRCRHRGAIVCELDEGRDRYFRCWYHGWTYSTSGELASVSGPEGYGESFDPRANGLTPAAEVDSYRGFVFAALSRQAIPLDAYLGGAAKVIDILVDAAPGGDLTVRAGSNRTIYKGNWKQVGMDGYHPLFVHASVLATWERQAESGHSLGATHSANPFGFDAVSETRDFGHGHTMLDFRKHRLMHAGKFRSLLQNTPGGTEYIEALYAEHDAGWADLLLAMAGDPHVGIFPNLQLINNQIRIVNPLSVDETEVQMFPVLFANASVELNALRLRQHESFYGPAGSGSTDDAEIFERVQLGLQASVDPWINISRGMNREHVEDDGTVVGHITDEVPQRGQMRQWLAMMTDDSLTGAL, encoded by the coding sequence ATGTCAGCCGCGAAGCAATTGACGCTCGATTCGGCGGTGCCCGATGCGGAGGTCCGCATCGGCCCGGGCGCGCCGGTGCAGCCACACCGCGTTCCGGACCGACTCGACGCGTCGCGCCTGAGCTACGACGTTGATTCGCTGCGAACACTTGCGCCGACTGGCTGGGTTCACTCTGCGCTTTACACCGACCCGGAGATATTCGACCTGGAGCTTGAGCGCATCTTTCACTCGGGCTGGGTCTACATCGGCCACGAGAGCGAAATCGCCAGGACGGGGGAATTCAAGCGGCGCCAGATCGGACGCCAGCCCGTTATTTTCGTACGTGGGCAGGATGACAAGGTCAGGGTCCTGCTCAACCGCTGCCGGCATCGCGGCGCGATCGTTTGCGAGCTCGATGAAGGTCGGGACCGCTATTTTCGCTGTTGGTATCATGGCTGGACGTATTCCACCTCGGGAGAGCTAGCCAGCGTCTCGGGCCCGGAGGGCTATGGCGAGAGTTTCGACCCGCGAGCGAACGGGCTGACGCCGGCCGCCGAGGTCGACAGCTATCGCGGGTTCGTGTTTGCGGCGCTGAGCCGCCAGGCGATCCCGCTCGACGCTTATCTCGGCGGTGCGGCGAAGGTGATTGACATTCTGGTGGACGCCGCACCGGGCGGAGATCTGACCGTGCGCGCAGGATCAAATCGCACCATCTATAAAGGGAACTGGAAACAGGTGGGCATGGATGGTTACCATCCACTGTTCGTCCATGCCTCGGTTCTGGCGACCTGGGAGCGTCAAGCTGAGTCGGGGCACAGCCTAGGCGCGACGCACAGCGCCAACCCCTTCGGTTTCGACGCCGTCTCTGAAACGCGCGACTTCGGCCATGGCCACACGATGCTCGATTTTCGCAAGCATCGCCTCATGCATGCCGGAAAATTCCGCTCGTTGTTGCAGAACACGCCCGGCGGAACGGAGTACATCGAAGCCCTCTACGCCGAACACGATGCCGGCTGGGCCGACCTCTTGCTGGCAATGGCCGGCGACCCCCATGTCGGGATTTTCCCCAACCTACAGCTGATCAACAATCAGATCCGCATCGTGAACCCGCTGTCGGTCGACGAAACCGAGGTTCAGATGTTCCCGGTGCTGTTCGCGAACGCAAGCGTCGAACTTAACGCGCTCCGGCTGCGCCAGCACGAGTCATTCTACGGCCCCGCCGGCTCCGGTTCCACGGACGACGCCGAAATCTTCGAGCGCGTCCAATTGGGCCTTCAGGCGAGCGTGGATCCATGGATCAACATCTCGCGTGGTATGAATCGCGAGCATGTCGAGGACGACGGTACGGTAGTCGGCCACATAACCGACGAAGTCCCGCAGCGGGGTCAAATGCGGCAATGGTTGGCCATGATGACGGACGATTCCCTCACTGGAGCGCTTTGA
- a CDS encoding aromatic-ring-hydroxylating dioxygenase subunit beta: MTESAVGLTGASIFAEPPSCEAIRRPSDLFGEIEAFLCLEADLMDQHAYDDWLSLWHPLGLYWVPSNSEDLDSERCVSIIFERYEGLEDRIFRLKDKRMHSQSPKSKLVRIVSNFSAVAAGVSDILVRSNFVLGEVRGGQQQTLFGRATHRLIRSAGGLKIAGKKVYLIGNDAPMRNVTFLL, encoded by the coding sequence ATGACGGAAAGTGCGGTTGGATTGACAGGTGCGTCGATCTTCGCCGAACCCCCTTCGTGCGAGGCGATCCGGCGGCCGAGCGATCTGTTCGGCGAGATCGAGGCCTTCCTCTGCTTGGAAGCCGACCTCATGGATCAGCACGCCTACGACGATTGGCTGTCGCTGTGGCATCCATTGGGTCTGTACTGGGTGCCCTCGAACAGCGAAGATCTGGACTCGGAGCGGTGCGTATCGATCATCTTTGAGCGCTACGAAGGTCTCGAGGACCGCATATTCCGGCTGAAAGACAAGCGCATGCATTCGCAAAGTCCCAAATCCAAGCTGGTCCGCATAGTCTCGAATTTTTCCGCAGTCGCAGCGGGCGTTTCAGACATTCTGGTCCGATCGAACTTCGTCCTTGGGGAAGTGCGCGGCGGGCAGCAACAGACCCTATTCGGGCGCGCCACTCACCGGCTAATCCGAAGTGCCGGCGGGCTCAAGATCGCCGGCAAGAAAGTCTACCTGATTGGCAACGATGCGCCGATGCGCAACGTGACGTTTCTCCTGTGA
- a CDS encoding SDR family NAD(P)-dependent oxidoreductase, whose amino-acid sequence MTDKANATDFANRVALITGAGQGIGRVFAKGFARAGAKIAIVELNEAKARAVAAEIEQECGKGTVIVAPADVAEPADVDAAVAATLTAFGRIDIAINNAAIFSTLKMRPFEDIPFEEWRDVMRVNVDGVMLVAKACAPVMRKSRHGRIINISSGVVTLGRPHYLHYVASKAAVVGMTRAMARELGADGITVNALLPGATFTEIERETVTPEQKSQILAMQCIKRHETADDLLAAALYLASDGAEFVTGQSIAVDGGTTFR is encoded by the coding sequence ATGACTGACAAGGCCAACGCCACCGATTTCGCCAACCGCGTGGCCCTGATCACAGGAGCTGGGCAGGGGATCGGGCGAGTCTTCGCCAAGGGCTTTGCTCGCGCCGGGGCGAAAATCGCGATTGTCGAGTTGAACGAAGCCAAGGCACGGGCGGTGGCCGCCGAGATCGAACAGGAGTGTGGCAAGGGCACCGTCATCGTCGCACCCGCCGACGTGGCCGAACCCGCCGACGTTGACGCGGCGGTTGCGGCGACGCTGACCGCGTTCGGGCGCATAGATATCGCCATCAACAATGCGGCTATCTTCTCCACTTTGAAGATGCGCCCGTTCGAAGACATACCGTTCGAGGAATGGCGCGATGTCATGCGGGTTAATGTCGACGGCGTTATGCTCGTCGCCAAGGCGTGCGCTCCCGTCATGCGGAAGAGCCGTCATGGACGCATCATCAACATCTCATCGGGCGTGGTGACGCTCGGTCGCCCGCACTACCTGCACTATGTGGCTTCCAAGGCCGCGGTGGTGGGGATGACTAGGGCCATGGCGCGAGAGCTTGGCGCTGACGGGATCACAGTAAACGCGCTGTTGCCAGGTGCCACGTTCACGGAGATCGAACGGGAAACCGTTACGCCCGAACAAAAGTCGCAGATCTTGGCGATGCAGTGCATCAAGCGCCACGAAACCGCCGATGACCTGCTCGCGGCCGCGCTTTACCTCGCATCCGATGGAGCGGAGTTCGTCACCGGCCAGTCCATAGCAGTTGATGGCGGAACGACGTTTCGCTGA
- a CDS encoding PdxA family protein — protein sequence MTRVSQGAPARAPVDQPLIATVIGDPAGVGPEVCVKALTLDGAPCSSRHVLIGSVDAVRLAAAASGLEPRIRQVGSPREIGASLSEIAIFDPGSLPKTAWTIGKPGAASGRAVVEWVRLAERWASEGLIDGWIMAPVDSHSLKLSGQIESIDDLQPAGTYLLRVSPSLRVVPITEHISITEVPSSVTISAVSALVALVDETFKRWGVRGARIGVAGLNPHAMGREDRDAIAPAVERERAVGRQVEGPISPDSIFRLAMEGRYDVVVSMYHDQGQIALKTAAFEGACTIYIGLDHVRLTVPHGSAMEIAGKGIAQHASMASAMKMAESLCAGRGFGGED from the coding sequence GTGACGCGCGTTTCGCAGGGAGCACCCGCACGGGCGCCGGTCGACCAGCCGCTGATCGCCACGGTTATCGGCGACCCGGCGGGGGTCGGGCCGGAAGTTTGCGTGAAGGCGCTGACGCTGGATGGCGCTCCGTGTTCGTCGCGCCACGTCCTCATTGGCAGCGTCGATGCAGTCCGCCTTGCAGCCGCGGCGAGTGGGCTGGAACCCCGAATCCGGCAGGTTGGCAGCCCGCGCGAAATCGGTGCGAGCCTCTCGGAGATTGCGATCTTCGATCCCGGGTCGCTCCCGAAGACGGCGTGGACGATCGGCAAGCCGGGCGCTGCGTCGGGTCGGGCTGTGGTCGAGTGGGTCCGGCTTGCCGAACGATGGGCAAGCGAAGGCTTGATCGACGGTTGGATCATGGCTCCGGTGGACTCGCATTCGCTCAAGCTTTCGGGGCAAATCGAGTCGATCGACGACTTGCAGCCCGCTGGAACTTATCTTCTGCGGGTTAGCCCTTCGCTCCGCGTGGTGCCGATTACCGAGCATATCAGCATCACCGAGGTTCCCAGCTCCGTCACGATCAGCGCGGTGTCGGCGCTTGTCGCCCTGGTCGATGAAACTTTCAAGAGATGGGGCGTGAGGGGGGCGCGGATCGGTGTCGCCGGTCTCAATCCGCACGCGATGGGACGCGAGGATCGAGACGCGATCGCGCCCGCGGTCGAGCGCGAACGGGCCGTGGGACGGCAGGTCGAAGGTCCCATTTCGCCCGATTCGATCTTTCGTCTGGCAATGGAAGGGCGCTACGACGTCGTCGTCTCGATGTATCACGATCAAGGGCAAATCGCGTTGAAAACGGCGGCGTTCGAAGGCGCATGCACAATCTACATCGGCCTTGATCACGTCCGTCTGACGGTGCCGCACGGATCGGCGATGGAAATCGCCGGCAAGGGGATCGCGCAGCACGCTAGCATGGCGTCCGCGATGAAGATGGCGGAATCGCTTTGCGCGGGTCGAGGCTTCGGTGGAGAAGATTGA
- a CDS encoding TonB-dependent receptor gives MTGVRFLRSMILASATAFASPSLAQSAPADPSSPAPDEAQGERADQSEPHGGLGEIVVTATRREQRLQEVPVAVTAITAEALGRSGAADLRNLTQVVPGFFGGRAAGVFLPVIRGVGSNSISVGDESNIATYVDGIYQGDPFSTWTDLVKIDRVEVLRGPQGTIFGRNATGGLINVITPDPKFDFGGLVSARAASVETGAGDYNLRGYLTGGLSDTLAADIAGIYRKSDNFVDDVVRGGKAGGYRVVDVRSKVMRRSGSGDKIVVVGEYFDRSGSENVYQPYDDNTAGRAFPGAILPSKPWQFSTDLRPGLRTRRYSVALQTRFDLGALNLETTGAYAHNRLFQATDSDSSNILLATFVAPKITSEYYSQEVRLLSAAPGPFQWIAGAYAFHLTGDANFILSSRTTPSQPLLVRTFDPLLKTTSYAGFAEGTLEVVPSLFVTGGIRYTYEKRSFDQVVNGVPLFAQTARKSFDKVTYKGTVRYEIGHQTNIYATYSTGFKSGVFNMTGSAPVAVNPESIKALEGGIKSDITPWLRANLALYRYDYKDLQVTARDPLGPGYILQNAANATIYGGELETTLAPTDTFRVSGAIAYAHAEYDEFPAAQVFIPRPTGGNVVSQADVSGNRLPRTPRWTFNIAPSLDIPLESGTININGTLFHSSTVYFDFLNLTRQDPYTSINAEISWKTADEKFRFSLWTTNLTNEKIIQEVRPGALGTDLRYELPRRIGAGVEVTF, from the coding sequence ATGACTGGCGTTCGTTTCTTGAGATCGATGATACTGGCTTCGGCGACAGCATTTGCGTCGCCCAGTCTTGCGCAGTCGGCTCCCGCCGATCCCTCCTCTCCCGCGCCAGATGAGGCGCAAGGGGAGCGAGCAGACCAATCGGAACCGCACGGTGGTCTGGGAGAGATCGTCGTTACCGCGACGCGCCGGGAGCAGCGTTTGCAGGAAGTGCCGGTCGCGGTGACCGCCATCACGGCTGAAGCGCTGGGCCGGTCAGGGGCGGCCGATCTTCGCAATCTGACGCAAGTCGTCCCTGGCTTTTTCGGCGGTCGGGCGGCTGGCGTGTTTCTGCCGGTCATCAGAGGGGTCGGTTCCAACAGCATTTCGGTGGGAGACGAATCGAACATCGCCACTTATGTCGATGGTATCTACCAAGGAGATCCGTTCTCGACCTGGACAGACCTCGTCAAGATCGACCGCGTTGAGGTCCTGCGGGGGCCGCAAGGGACGATCTTCGGCCGCAACGCCACCGGCGGCCTGATCAACGTGATCACGCCCGACCCTAAATTCGACTTCGGCGGCCTCGTGTCTGCCCGGGCTGCGTCGGTCGAAACCGGCGCCGGGGACTACAATTTGCGCGGCTATCTGACCGGCGGCCTTTCGGATACACTCGCCGCGGACATCGCGGGAATCTACCGCAAGTCGGATAACTTCGTGGACGACGTCGTTCGCGGCGGAAAGGCCGGCGGCTATCGGGTGGTCGATGTCCGCAGCAAAGTCATGCGCCGCAGCGGAAGTGGCGACAAAATCGTGGTGGTGGGTGAGTATTTCGACCGCAGCGGCTCGGAGAATGTGTACCAACCCTACGACGACAACACGGCGGGTCGCGCGTTTCCGGGTGCCATTTTACCGTCGAAGCCCTGGCAATTCTCGACCGATCTTCGTCCAGGGCTGCGGACCAGGCGCTACAGCGTGGCGTTGCAGACCCGCTTCGATCTCGGCGCGCTGAATCTTGAGACGACCGGCGCTTACGCCCACAACCGGCTGTTTCAAGCCACGGACTCGGACTCTTCGAACATCCTGCTTGCGACGTTCGTGGCGCCGAAGATCACGTCGGAGTATTACAGCCAGGAAGTCCGACTTCTCTCGGCCGCGCCCGGCCCGTTCCAGTGGATCGCCGGCGCGTACGCCTTCCATCTCACCGGTGACGCCAACTTCATCCTAAGCAGCCGGACCACCCCGAGCCAGCCGCTGTTGGTGCGCACCTTCGATCCGCTGCTCAAGACCACATCGTATGCGGGGTTCGCGGAAGGTACGCTCGAGGTCGTCCCTAGCCTCTTCGTAACGGGCGGCATTCGCTATACGTACGAAAAGCGGTCGTTCGACCAAGTCGTAAACGGCGTCCCGCTCTTTGCGCAGACCGCGCGAAAGTCGTTCGACAAGGTGACTTACAAGGGCACCGTCCGCTACGAGATCGGCCACCAGACAAACATCTACGCGACCTACAGCACCGGCTTCAAAAGCGGGGTTTTCAACATGACGGGCAGCGCCCCGGTCGCGGTGAATCCGGAATCGATCAAAGCCCTCGAGGGCGGGATCAAGTCGGACATCACGCCATGGCTCCGCGCCAATCTCGCGCTCTATCGCTACGACTACAAGGACCTTCAAGTCACCGCCCGCGACCCCCTCGGACCGGGCTATATTCTGCAGAACGCAGCCAATGCCACGATCTATGGCGGAGAACTCGAGACCACGCTGGCACCGACCGATACCTTTCGGGTCAGTGGCGCGATCGCATATGCCCATGCGGAGTACGACGAGTTTCCCGCGGCCCAGGTTTTCATTCCCCGGCCTACCGGTGGAAACGTGGTGTCGCAGGCTGACGTTTCCGGAAATCGTTTGCCGCGAACGCCGCGGTGGACCTTCAACATTGCTCCTAGCCTCGACATTCCATTGGAATCCGGAACGATCAACATCAACGGGACGCTGTTCCACAGTTCGACCGTCTATTTCGACTTCCTCAATCTTACGAGGCAAGACCCGTATACGTCGATCAACGCCGAAATCTCCTGGAAGACGGCGGACGAGAAGTTTCGCTTTTCGCTGTGGACGACAAATCTCACCAACGAGAAAATCATCCAGGAAGTCCGTCCCGGCGCGCTCGGTACTGATCTGCGCTACGAACTGCCGCGTCGCATCGGGGCGGGTGTCGAGGTTACGTTCTAA
- a CDS encoding TetR/AcrR family transcriptional regulator: MTGASANREALRTPQGERTRRMRARILSAAIDLLRDKGYAAFRVAEVADAAGVSRGAQLHHFPTKDALVAACLEQVFSVAHEKAAHAANRVMEDDRILESACADAEAFFYGEDFLIALDLVIAGNKLDPLADDVRHMSQRQRIGAEQAWVSRFANTGLSADEAEDILWVLWSVLRGLAVRAQIGRDPERVRRVTELTVKLLEEYTAKIKRLTKRSRNPPNIDKV, translated from the coding sequence GTGACGGGCGCTTCCGCAAACCGCGAGGCATTGCGCACGCCGCAAGGCGAGCGCACCAGGAGAATGCGGGCGCGCATCCTGTCTGCGGCCATCGATCTGCTCCGCGACAAGGGATACGCAGCATTTCGAGTGGCGGAAGTGGCCGATGCGGCGGGCGTTTCACGCGGCGCACAACTTCATCACTTTCCAACCAAGGACGCCCTTGTCGCGGCCTGCTTGGAGCAGGTTTTTTCGGTGGCTCACGAGAAGGCGGCGCACGCGGCGAACAGGGTAATGGAGGACGACAGGATCCTCGAATCAGCTTGCGCAGATGCCGAAGCCTTCTTCTACGGCGAGGATTTTTTGATCGCATTGGACCTTGTCATTGCGGGCAACAAACTTGATCCGCTGGCCGATGATGTCCGTCACATGTCGCAGCGCCAGCGGATCGGAGCCGAGCAGGCCTGGGTAAGCCGTTTCGCGAACACCGGACTATCGGCCGACGAAGCCGAAGACATCCTTTGGGTGCTATGGAGCGTTCTGCGCGGACTGGCGGTGCGCGCCCAGATCGGCCGGGATCCCGAACGGGTCAGACGGGTCACCGAGCTAACGGTAAAGTTGCTGGAAGAATACACTGCGAAAATAAAAAGACTGACCAAAAGGTCA
- a CDS encoding aldehyde dehydrogenase family protein translates to MDAVREHKLFYGGGWHAPSSGDYRPSHSPANGDLLGQVADATGEDVDRAVTAALAGFAAWRDVLPLERARLLREIASVVRQNAAELVALDAEDCGNPVAELRGDAYVAAALMEYFAGLVTEMKGASIPVGPNAVNFSIRQPYGVVARILAFNHPFLFCVGKIAAPLAAGNAVIVKPSEQAPLSALRFAELVEGLLPAGTLSVLTGGIEAGAALAAHPKVAMVSLVGSVAAGRALMREASATLKPVLLELGGKNALIAYGDADPGEVASALAQGMNFAWCGQSCGSTSRAFVHAEIYDAVLTQIAERVGRFRPGDPRDDATSMGAIISERQHVRILGFIDDAKAEGARLVCGGGRPADPGLANGFFIEPTVFADVTPDMRLAREEVFGPILAIMKWSDEATMLGAVNELEFGLTCSIWTRDLERAHRAAMAVEVGYVWINETSRHILGAPFGGMKQSGIGREECLGELLAFTQEKNIYISLRTSDR, encoded by the coding sequence ATGGACGCAGTTCGCGAGCACAAGTTGTTCTACGGGGGCGGCTGGCACGCGCCGTCATCAGGGGATTATCGCCCCTCGCACAGCCCAGCCAACGGAGACCTCCTGGGGCAGGTCGCCGATGCCACCGGCGAAGATGTCGATCGCGCCGTCACCGCGGCCTTGGCCGGCTTCGCCGCGTGGCGCGACGTCCTTCCGCTCGAGCGCGCTCGACTGCTTCGTGAGATCGCCTCGGTGGTTCGGCAGAACGCTGCAGAGCTCGTCGCTCTCGACGCCGAGGACTGCGGCAATCCGGTCGCCGAACTTCGAGGCGACGCCTACGTGGCCGCCGCGTTGATGGAGTATTTCGCCGGGCTGGTCACAGAGATGAAGGGTGCATCGATCCCGGTCGGCCCCAACGCCGTCAATTTTTCGATCAGACAGCCGTATGGGGTGGTCGCGCGAATCCTGGCGTTCAATCATCCCTTTTTGTTCTGCGTCGGAAAGATCGCGGCGCCGCTCGCCGCGGGTAATGCGGTGATCGTCAAACCCTCGGAGCAGGCACCGCTGTCGGCTCTGCGGTTTGCCGAGCTGGTCGAGGGGTTGTTGCCGGCCGGCACCCTCAGCGTGCTGACCGGGGGAATCGAGGCAGGCGCTGCGCTCGCCGCCCACCCCAAGGTCGCGATGGTCAGCCTCGTGGGCAGCGTGGCCGCAGGCCGCGCCCTGATGCGCGAAGCGAGCGCCACACTGAAGCCGGTCCTGCTCGAACTGGGCGGCAAGAATGCTTTGATCGCTTATGGCGACGCCGATCCAGGTGAGGTCGCTTCGGCTCTTGCCCAGGGCATGAACTTCGCCTGGTGCGGGCAATCGTGTGGCTCGACGAGCCGGGCATTCGTGCATGCGGAAATCTATGATGCCGTGCTGACGCAAATTGCCGAACGCGTGGGGCGTTTCCGACCGGGTGATCCGCGAGACGACGCGACCTCCATGGGCGCAATCATCAGCGAGCGGCAGCACGTGCGCATTCTCGGCTTTATCGACGACGCCAAGGCGGAAGGTGCTCGCTTGGTCTGCGGGGGAGGGCGTCCGGCTGATCCGGGCCTGGCCAACGGATTCTTCATCGAGCCGACCGTCTTCGCCGATGTGACCCCGGACATGCGCTTGGCGCGTGAGGAGGTCTTCGGCCCAATTCTCGCCATCATGAAATGGTCGGACGAAGCGACGATGCTCGGCGCGGTGAACGAGCTGGAGTTCGGGCTTACCTGCTCTATCTGGACGCGCGATCTCGAGCGCGCGCACCGCGCGGCTATGGCAGTCGAAGTAGGCTACGTCTGGATCAACGAGACGTCTCGCCACATACTTGGCGCTCCCTTCGGTGGAATGAAGCAATCCGGTATCGGCCGCGAGGAGTGCCTCGGCGAGTTGCTCGCCTTCACTCAGGAAAAGAACATCTACATTTCGCTCAGGACCAGCGACCGTTGA
- a CDS encoding aromatic-ring-hydroxylating dioxygenase subunit beta: MTSLTLEGHARLDELQASYISALDGKNMQSWLGTFDDDAAASYICIARSDLENGLQVAMMLDDCRDRLIDRCTFITDVWAGTFQDYRTRHFVQRVRAHRLEDGNIAMSSNFSVIFTPDDTGLPQQLAVGTYEDVIRMDESVCCFRSRKAVTDNPVLPRYLVFPL; the protein is encoded by the coding sequence GTGACCAGCTTGACCTTGGAGGGGCACGCCCGGCTCGACGAGCTTCAGGCAAGCTACATCTCGGCTCTGGACGGCAAGAATATGCAGTCATGGCTGGGAACATTCGATGACGATGCGGCCGCAAGCTACATCTGCATTGCGCGCAGCGACCTGGAGAATGGGCTGCAAGTCGCAATGATGCTGGATGACTGCAGGGATCGCCTGATCGACCGGTGCACATTCATTACGGATGTCTGGGCCGGGACGTTCCAGGACTATCGCACGCGGCACTTTGTGCAGCGCGTTCGCGCGCACCGGCTCGAGGACGGCAACATCGCAATGTCGTCCAATTTCTCGGTCATCTTCACCCCGGACGACACCGGGCTGCCGCAGCAACTCGCGGTGGGCACTTATGAAGATGTCATTCGAATGGATGAAAGCGTGTGCTGTTTTCGCTCGCGCAAGGCCGTGACCGATAATCCAGTACTTCCTAGATATTTAGTCTTTCCATTGTAG